A window of Chitinophaga sp. MM2321 contains these coding sequences:
- a CDS encoding efflux RND transporter periplasmic adaptor subunit — MNKIVMFAGLSALVYLTGCASKKEEKKEASEAAKYTVTSPLSIDTSFTREYVSQIKSVRNIEIRAQEKGYLQNIYIDEGQFVKAGQLLFRIMPKVYEAELLKAEAEVKAEEIELQNTKTLVDKNVVSKNEQAMAQAKLDQATAEMTLAKLHLSFTEIRAPFDGIIDRIPKKLGSLIDEGELLTSLSDNSQMFAYFNVSEPEYLDYETNTKGRGDSKVSLLLANNQPLAYKGDVETVESEFDNATGNIAFRAKFPNPDKLLKNGETGKVMMTIPLKNALVIPQKATYEIQDKLYVFVVDNNHVVRSRNIAIRGQMPDLYVIESGILENDKILLDGVQRAKDDEKISFDYLAPKEVVSHLRLKAE; from the coding sequence ATGAATAAAATTGTCATGTTCGCGGGCTTGTCTGCCCTGGTGTACTTAACAGGTTGTGCATCTAAAAAAGAAGAAAAGAAAGAAGCCAGCGAAGCAGCCAAATATACTGTTACCAGTCCTTTAAGCATCGATACTTCCTTTACCAGGGAATATGTTTCGCAGATAAAATCTGTCAGGAACATTGAGATCAGGGCACAGGAAAAGGGTTACCTGCAAAACATCTACATCGATGAGGGCCAGTTTGTGAAAGCTGGTCAACTGTTGTTCCGGATCATGCCGAAAGTGTATGAGGCCGAATTGCTGAAAGCGGAAGCGGAAGTCAAAGCGGAAGAGATAGAACTGCAGAATACGAAAACCCTGGTCGATAAAAATGTGGTATCAAAAAATGAGCAGGCTATGGCGCAGGCCAAGCTGGATCAGGCAACAGCCGAAATGACGCTGGCTAAACTCCACCTGTCATTCACGGAAATCAGGGCACCGTTTGACGGCATCATTGACCGCATTCCGAAGAAGTTGGGAAGTCTTATTGATGAAGGCGAATTACTGACCAGCCTGTCAGATAACAGCCAGATGTTCGCATACTTTAATGTTTCTGAGCCGGAGTATCTCGACTATGAAACCAATACAAAAGGCCGCGGAGACAGCAAAGTAAGCCTGCTTTTAGCCAATAACCAACCACTGGCATATAAGGGAGATGTGGAAACCGTTGAAAGTGAATTCGATAATGCAACCGGAAATATTGCCTTCCGGGCAAAATTTCCCAATCCTGATAAGCTTTTAAAGAATGGAGAAACGGGCAAGGTCATGATGACCATTCCGCTTAAAAATGCATTAGTCATCCCACAAAAAGCAACGTACGAAATTCAGGACAAGCTATACGTTTTTGTGGTTGACAACAACCACGTGGTGAGATCCAGGAACATTGCCATCCGCGGTCAAATGCCAGACCTGTATGTCATTGAAAGTGGCATTTTGGAAAATGACAAGATCCTGCTGGATGGTGTTCAAAGGGCAAAGGACGATGAAAAGATCAGTTTTGACTACCTGGCACCCAAGGAAGTTGTTTCCCATTTGCGATTAAAAGCGGAATAG
- a CDS encoding efflux RND transporter permease subunit gives MFNKFIHRPVLSIVISLIIVFLGALAMTNLPVTQFPSISPPKVNITAEYPGANGELMIKSVIIPLERAINGVPGMKYMASDAGNDGEASIQVVFNVGTDPNQASVNIQNRVASVVNKLPPLVVREGVKITREESNMLMYINLYSKDSKMDQKFLFNFADINVLSELKRVDGVGVADILGNREYAMRIWLKPDRMLAYKISADEVLEALNEQSLEASPGKTGESSGKRSQTFEYVLKYPGRFTTKEGYENIILKSSPNGEILRLKDVANVEFGSSMYDIYSNLNSSPSAAITVKQSYGSNASQVIKDIKAKMEEIKKTSFPKGMDYEISYDVSKFLDASIEKVIHTLIEAFLLVGLVVFLFLGDWRSTLIPAIAVPVSLIGTFAFMLFLGITLNLITLFALVLAIGIVVDNAIVVIEAVHAKMEEKHLSPLKATQEAMHEISGAIIAITFVMAAVFIPVAFMSGPVGIFYRQFSITMATSIILSGLVALTLTPALCASMLKNTHGKPKKKTGLDKILDVFNNGFNKLTGGYLRVLGVIVNRRAVTFLLLLALCAGAYFLNNTLPSGFIPNEDQGMFYAIIQTPPGSSLERTNQVAEKLQKIAEGIEGVQSVSSLAGYEILTEGTGSNSGTCLINLKSWEDRKHAVQEIINELEEKSKGITGANIEFFQPPAVPGYGAAGGFELRLLDKAGSGDYKKMETVSNDFVKELSKRPELSSVFSFYSASFPQYMLRIDNDIAQQKGVSIDNAMNTLSTLVGSNYEISFIKYDHQYKVIVQALPEYRALPEDILKLYVKNDRDEMVPFSDFMKMEKVYGLSEITRHNMYNASEISGSTGAGYSSGEAIKVISEVAEKVLPRGFGIDWAGISKDEVAQGNQAIYIFLICLGLVYLILAAQYESFILPLAVILSLPAGVFGAFLLLKLLGLENNIYAQVAMVMLIGLLGKNAVLIVEFAVQKHRSGASVLQAAMEGSKVRFRPILMTSFAFIAGLIPLVMATGPGKIGNRTIGTAAAGGMLFGTIFGVLIIPGLYYIFGSIAARHLLVKDEEENPLTEEIDHNV, from the coding sequence ATGTTTAATAAGTTTATACACAGGCCTGTCCTGTCTATAGTAATATCGCTCATCATTGTATTTCTGGGGGCGCTGGCCATGACCAATCTGCCAGTTACGCAATTTCCATCTATCTCACCGCCAAAGGTGAATATCACAGCAGAATATCCCGGGGCAAATGGTGAACTGATGATTAAATCGGTAATCATTCCCCTGGAAAGGGCGATCAATGGCGTTCCGGGAATGAAATACATGGCCTCTGATGCGGGTAATGACGGTGAAGCCTCTATACAGGTCGTATTTAACGTGGGAACCGACCCCAACCAGGCATCGGTCAATATTCAGAACCGGGTAGCTTCGGTGGTCAATAAACTGCCGCCGCTGGTGGTACGTGAAGGTGTAAAGATCACCCGCGAAGAATCGAACATGCTGATGTACATCAACCTGTACAGTAAGGACAGCAAGATGGACCAGAAATTCCTGTTCAATTTCGCGGATATTAACGTTTTGTCGGAACTGAAACGGGTGGATGGTGTTGGTGTTGCCGATATTTTAGGTAACCGGGAATATGCCATGCGGATCTGGCTAAAACCAGATCGTATGCTAGCCTATAAGATCTCTGCCGATGAAGTACTGGAAGCTTTGAATGAACAAAGCCTGGAAGCTTCCCCCGGTAAAACCGGCGAAAGTTCTGGTAAAAGATCACAGACGTTTGAATATGTACTAAAATATCCCGGAAGGTTCACCACTAAGGAAGGATACGAAAATATCATTTTAAAATCCAGTCCGAACGGGGAGATCCTTCGCCTGAAAGATGTGGCGAATGTGGAGTTTGGGAGCTCGATGTACGATATTTATTCCAACCTGAATAGCAGCCCTTCGGCCGCCATTACGGTGAAGCAATCTTATGGAAGCAATGCCAGCCAGGTGATCAAGGACATTAAGGCAAAAATGGAGGAGATCAAGAAAACGTCTTTCCCAAAAGGAATGGATTATGAGATTAGCTATGATGTTTCCAAATTCCTGGATGCGTCTATAGAAAAAGTAATTCATACCCTGATAGAAGCCTTTCTCCTGGTGGGATTGGTGGTATTCCTCTTCCTGGGCGACTGGCGCTCCACCCTGATCCCTGCCATTGCCGTGCCGGTATCCCTTATCGGAACATTTGCCTTCATGTTATTCCTGGGCATTACGCTGAACCTCATCACCCTGTTTGCATTGGTGCTGGCGATTGGTATTGTGGTAGATAATGCCATTGTGGTGATTGAAGCAGTCCATGCCAAAATGGAAGAAAAGCATCTTTCGCCACTCAAAGCTACACAAGAAGCCATGCATGAGATCAGCGGAGCCATTATCGCTATCACGTTTGTAATGGCTGCGGTATTTATTCCGGTGGCATTTATGTCTGGTCCGGTGGGGATATTCTATAGGCAGTTTTCCATTACCATGGCAACTTCCATTATTCTTTCAGGTTTGGTGGCATTGACCCTCACTCCCGCACTCTGCGCCAGCATGCTGAAGAACACGCATGGAAAACCCAAAAAGAAAACAGGACTGGATAAAATACTGGATGTCTTTAATAACGGCTTCAACAAACTAACAGGAGGATACTTGCGGGTACTGGGCGTCATTGTAAACCGGCGGGCGGTCACCTTCCTCCTGTTGCTCGCGCTCTGCGCCGGCGCCTATTTCCTGAATAATACCCTTCCTTCAGGCTTTATCCCGAACGAAGACCAGGGTATGTTTTATGCCATCATTCAAACACCTCCGGGATCATCCCTGGAACGGACCAACCAGGTAGCCGAAAAACTGCAAAAAATTGCCGAAGGTATTGAAGGGGTGCAATCCGTTTCTTCCCTGGCGGGTTATGAGATTCTGACGGAAGGAACCGGGTCCAATTCAGGAACATGCCTGATTAACCTGAAAAGCTGGGAGGACCGGAAACACGCTGTCCAGGAAATCATCAATGAACTGGAAGAGAAATCCAAAGGCATCACCGGCGCCAACATCGAATTCTTCCAGCCTCCTGCTGTGCCGGGTTATGGCGCCGCCGGTGGTTTTGAATTGCGCTTGCTGGATAAAGCAGGATCGGGAGATTACAAAAAAATGGAAACGGTGAGCAATGACTTTGTGAAGGAGCTGAGCAAGCGCCCGGAACTGTCATCTGTATTCAGTTTTTACAGCGCCAGCTTCCCACAATATATGCTGAGAATTGATAACGATATTGCCCAGCAAAAAGGCGTAAGCATTGACAATGCTATGAACACGCTTTCCACGCTTGTGGGAAGTAACTACGAAATCAGTTTTATTAAATACGACCATCAGTACAAAGTGATCGTGCAGGCATTGCCAGAGTACAGGGCATTGCCAGAAGATATCCTGAAACTGTATGTAAAGAATGACCGTGATGAGATGGTACCCTTCTCCGATTTTATGAAAATGGAGAAGGTATATGGCCTGTCTGAGATTACCAGGCACAACATGTACAATGCATCGGAAATAAGCGGTTCCACCGGCGCCGGGTATAGTAGTGGCGAGGCTATCAAGGTCATTAGCGAAGTGGCGGAGAAAGTCTTGCCAAGAGGATTCGGGATTGACTGGGCAGGTATTTCCAAAGACGAGGTGGCACAGGGTAATCAGGCCATTTATATCTTCCTTATCTGTCTTGGTCTGGTATACCTGATCCTGGCTGCGCAGTATGAAAGTTTTATCCTGCCTTTAGCCGTAATTCTTTCATTACCAGCCGGCGTTTTTGGTGCATTCCTGTTGCTGAAACTATTAGGGTTGGAAAATAATATTTATGCGCAGGTGGCCATGGTGATGCTGATCGGTTTGCTGGGCAAGAATGCCGTGCTGATCGTGGAGTTTGCGGTGCAGAAACACCGTTCTGGTGCGTCAGTACTGCAAGCCGCCATGGAGGGTTCGAAAGTAAGGTTCCGTCCTATTTTGATGACCTCATTTGCATTTATTGCAGGATTGATCCCATTGGTGATGGCCACTGGTCCGGGTAAAATTGGGAACAGAACAATCGGCACTGCCGCTGCCGGAGGTATGCTTTTCGGGACCATTTTCGGGGTACTGATCATACCCGGGCTGTACTACATATTCGGCAGCATTGCAGCAAGACATTTACTTGTTAAAGACGAAGAAGAAAATCCTTTAACTGAAGAAATTGATCATAATGTATAA
- a CDS encoding PKD domain-containing protein, which yields MNTQNAPFTNCSGDATYDLIVSNSSVTSGTGNIYTIDWGDNTAPFTQTDWPANAQISHNYASQGYFSIVISITATSGCTKSVAYQFYNGQNPLASFSTTSPTTGLCAPASVEFQIGGNWFKNSPGTIYVVDFGDGSPLYTLSHPLNPTNTVRLLTHQYTTSSCPSIDFTATLKVINGCFITTYTLNQIIIRTKPKADFSVNPIKPCINVPVCFTNLTTDGYSGNNNCSSASNFTWDFGDGTTSNEKNPPCHTYTVAKTYTVTLTASNATCGSDVITKQVVVSPTSPPPVPGPRVVYCQGQPAVPLTATGTGLLWYTTATGGSGSTVAPTPSTNRPGTVTYYVSQTVTDKCESPRVPVTVTVNALPPIPVVTSPVQLCQNQVAPPLTATGSGLLWYTSATGGIGSSVAPTPLTATIGNTTYYVSQTTNDCEGPRAAILVTVNPLAGAPVVMSPIIYCQHQPAVPLTATGSGLLWYTTATGGTGSSVAPTPSTATADNATYYVSQVTGCGEGPRVPITVHVNAAPSASIVYQPASLCNAASTLTTPNLPVPVTHTGTPGGTYSISPATGLPINATTGEINPAGATAGTYTIRYTVPASGGCPDYSVTATVTVSSTPTAAITYRDICTSDAATLVNLTGVSGGTFTSTAGLTINQATGTITPGTSTPGTYTVTYTIAAAPPCGGFITSTNVTVSKAPLASIAYQPASLCNAASTLTTPNLPVPVTHTGTPGGRYSISPATGLPINATTGEIDPVGATAGTYTIRYTVPASGGCRDYSVTATVTVSNTPTASIAYPAICTSDAATLVNLTGVSGGTFTSTAGLIIDQATGTITPGTSTPGTYTVTYTIAAAPPCDGFITHTNVTVSKAPSASITYQPASLCNVVNTVSTPNLPVPVIHTGTGNGSYSITPVTGLSINTITGEINPSGATAGVYTIKYTIPGAGGCANYSTTTTVSVNSTPVATITYPGSPYCGGNTAAQPVSLSGTPGGTFSAGQGLSVNAATGEINPGLSTPGVYTVTYTIAAVSPCPGYVTTTDVEITESPVLTFPIATQSICSGDMAVFRPSSTVANTTYTWAVVGSLPANVAGVSSGSLSGPNPAISLSFTNTGTVSQSLTVRVIPVNPAQNPCTGVPYDLTLVVKPITPAPVTVNADFCMGMPPAALSINPLPGTTVKWYDKDGVLINGAPVINTNVAGRFVYNVSQTNSYGCESPKSGIVAIVHPTAKIISAAYTDPVNCGIPSGAITLNVLDLNNGALPNVPVTVYYNKFQTAYTFSTNTDASGKITVPLTAGTYSGIYVETDGGCASQKIPDVFVLKDPTPPAKPVAGYNPPLCSGQPFTLTALSPGNNQPGNIEYVWAGPAFGALADTVPNAVVPFPSAALSDAGTYVVYAIQNNCISQTANFDVRINQSPSKPVIVTKTPLCVGQDLVLQAYSSIPGNATLNYLWKGPGAGFPVNLPNAGINNVAVKDGGIYSITVSSPQTGCSVTTDTLIQIGEKPVVVFARDTLILPTGSRLNLAPVITNAADPGVLPIQSYTWTPLQDLDCNDAICSSPLVTVKNNICYNVKVTNIYGCSGSDDVCINVFCKNSQVFIPNAFAPNGNVPENRILIVRASGIASVKSFRVFNRWGRLMFERSNFPPNSIEFGWDGRVNGKLADTGVYVYTVDVICENGVPYSFKGNVTLF from the coding sequence ATGAATACCCAGAATGCTCCTTTTACCAATTGTTCGGGTGATGCAACTTATGATCTTATCGTCAGTAATAGTTCTGTTACATCGGGTACTGGTAATATCTATACAATTGATTGGGGAGATAATACAGCACCCTTTACACAAACAGACTGGCCCGCAAACGCGCAAATCAGCCACAATTATGCATCTCAGGGTTATTTTTCTATCGTTATCAGTATTACCGCTACTAGTGGTTGCACAAAAAGTGTAGCATACCAGTTTTACAATGGTCAGAATCCATTAGCCAGTTTTAGTACTACGTCTCCTACCACAGGATTATGCGCTCCGGCCTCCGTTGAATTTCAGATTGGTGGTAACTGGTTCAAGAACTCACCCGGTACTATTTATGTAGTTGATTTTGGGGATGGCAGTCCACTTTACACTTTATCACACCCGCTGAATCCAACAAACACTGTCCGTTTGTTAACGCATCAATATACAACGTCATCTTGCCCCAGTATTGATTTTACGGCTACATTGAAAGTAATCAATGGCTGTTTTATCACTACCTATACGCTCAATCAGATTATTATAAGAACTAAACCTAAAGCGGATTTTAGTGTAAATCCCATTAAGCCGTGTATAAATGTGCCTGTTTGTTTTACGAATCTTACAACAGACGGTTACAGTGGTAACAATAACTGTAGCAGCGCCAGTAATTTTACATGGGATTTTGGAGACGGTACCACTTCGAATGAGAAAAATCCTCCCTGTCATACCTATACAGTAGCGAAGACTTATACGGTTACCTTAACAGCTTCCAATGCCACCTGTGGAAGCGATGTTATAACAAAACAGGTTGTAGTAAGTCCTACATCCCCGCCACCCGTTCCAGGCCCCCGCGTCGTTTATTGTCAGGGACAACCTGCGGTGCCGCTTACGGCTACAGGTACCGGATTGTTATGGTATACAACTGCAACGGGTGGAAGTGGTTCAACTGTTGCACCAACACCATCTACCAATAGACCAGGCACTGTAACTTATTATGTGAGTCAGACAGTAACAGATAAATGCGAAAGCCCCAGAGTACCCGTTACTGTAACGGTTAACGCTTTACCACCAATACCCGTTGTGACTTCACCCGTGCAACTTTGTCAGAACCAGGTGGCGCCGCCGCTTACTGCAACAGGAAGCGGGTTGCTATGGTATACCAGTGCTACAGGTGGTATTGGTTCGTCCGTTGCGCCAACACCATTAACTGCCACCATTGGCAATACCACCTATTATGTAAGTCAGACTACTAACGATTGTGAAGGGCCACGGGCAGCTATATTGGTAACAGTTAATCCTTTAGCCGGCGCCCCTGTGGTAATGTCTCCCATCATTTACTGTCAGCACCAACCGGCAGTTCCTTTAACTGCAACCGGAAGCGGGTTGCTATGGTACACCACTGCTACAGGTGGTACAGGTTCGTCCGTTGCCCCAACGCCATCAACCGCCACCGCCGACAATGCTACCTATTATGTAAGCCAGGTAACGGGGTGTGGGGAAGGACCCAGGGTACCTATAACCGTGCATGTGAACGCAGCGCCATCAGCTTCAATTGTCTATCAGCCGGCAAGCTTGTGTAATGCTGCCAGTACACTCACTACGCCCAACCTGCCGGTACCGGTAACGCATACCGGAACACCCGGCGGTACTTATTCAATTAGTCCGGCAACCGGATTACCGATAAATGCCACAACCGGAGAAATCAATCCTGCCGGTGCTACGGCAGGTACTTATACTATCCGGTACACTGTTCCGGCTTCAGGCGGATGCCCGGATTATAGTGTAACCGCTACCGTTACTGTGAGCAGCACACCGACTGCTGCTATAACTTACCGGGACATTTGTACTTCAGATGCCGCCACTTTAGTTAATCTTACGGGAGTTTCCGGCGGTACTTTTACTTCCACCGCAGGGTTAACGATAAATCAGGCAACGGGAACAATTACGCCTGGTACCAGTACGCCAGGAACATATACTGTAACTTATACGATTGCAGCTGCTCCGCCCTGTGGCGGCTTTATTACCAGCACCAATGTTACGGTCAGTAAAGCGCCGTTGGCTTCCATTGCCTATCAGCCTGCAAGCCTGTGTAATGCTGCCAGTACACTCACTACGCCCAACCTGCCGGTACCGGTAACACATACCGGAACACCTGGCGGTAGGTATTCAATTAGTCCGGCAACCGGATTACCGATAAATGCCACAACCGGAGAAATAGATCCTGTCGGTGCTACGGCAGGTACTTATACTATCCGGTACACTGTTCCGGCTTCAGGTGGATGCCGGGATTATAGTGTAACCGCTACCGTTACTGTGAGCAACACACCGACTGCTAGTATAGCTTACCCGGCCATCTGTACTTCAGATGCAGCGACTTTGGTTAATCTTACCGGAGTTTCCGGCGGTACTTTTACTTCTACCGCAGGTTTAATAATAGATCAGGCAACGGGAACAATTACGCCTGGTACCAGTACGCCGGGAACATATACTGTAACTTATACGATTGCAGCTGCTCCACCCTGTGATGGTTTTATTACCCACACCAATGTTACAGTCAGTAAAGCGCCATCGGCTTCCATTACCTACCAGCCCGCCAGTTTGTGCAATGTCGTAAATACAGTCTCCACGCCAAATCTGCCGGTCCCGGTAATACATACAGGAACAGGAAATGGAAGCTATTCAATCACGCCGGTAACCGGACTTTCTATCAACACCATAACAGGAGAAATCAATCCTTCCGGTGCTACCGCTGGTGTATACACGATAAAATACACGATTCCGGGTGCAGGCGGATGCGCAAATTATAGTACTACCACTACTGTTTCCGTAAATAGTACCCCGGTTGCCACCATTACTTATCCGGGATCTCCGTATTGCGGTGGGAATACTGCTGCACAACCGGTTTCCTTATCTGGTACACCGGGAGGCACCTTCAGTGCAGGGCAGGGATTATCTGTGAATGCAGCAACAGGCGAAATTAATCCGGGTCTGAGTACACCGGGTGTTTATACTGTAACTTATACCATTGCGGCTGTATCGCCCTGCCCTGGCTATGTTACCACCACCGATGTGGAGATAACGGAAAGTCCGGTACTGACTTTTCCCATCGCCACGCAATCCATTTGTTCCGGTGATATGGCGGTATTCAGGCCATCTTCCACAGTTGCCAATACTACTTATACATGGGCTGTGGTTGGATCATTGCCTGCCAATGTTGCGGGTGTAAGCTCGGGTTCTTTATCTGGTCCCAATCCTGCTATATCTTTATCTTTTACGAATACCGGCACTGTCAGTCAATCGCTGACGGTGAGAGTAATACCTGTTAACCCTGCTCAAAATCCTTGTACGGGTGTGCCTTATGATTTAACGCTGGTCGTTAAACCGATAACGCCTGCACCAGTTACTGTCAATGCTGATTTCTGCATGGGAATGCCACCTGCGGCGTTAAGCATAAATCCATTACCGGGAACAACGGTTAAATGGTATGATAAAGATGGAGTACTGATAAATGGCGCTCCTGTTATAAATACCAATGTTGCCGGCCGGTTTGTATACAATGTCAGTCAGACGAACAGCTACGGTTGTGAAAGCCCCAAATCCGGTATAGTGGCTATTGTTCATCCAACGGCTAAAATAATCAGTGCAGCCTATACGGATCCCGTCAACTGCGGTATTCCATCGGGCGCCATTACATTAAATGTGCTTGACCTCAATAATGGTGCGTTGCCCAATGTGCCAGTGACAGTTTATTATAATAAATTTCAAACAGCCTATACATTTTCCACAAATACAGATGCATCCGGAAAAATTACCGTACCACTAACGGCAGGTACTTATTCCGGTATTTACGTGGAAACGGATGGTGGTTGTGCTTCGCAAAAGATACCGGATGTATTTGTGTTGAAAGATCCTACTCCGCCAGCAAAGCCGGTTGCGGGATACAATCCTCCGTTATGCAGTGGGCAACCGTTTACATTAACGGCTCTTTCACCTGGTAATAATCAGCCTGGCAATATTGAGTATGTCTGGGCAGGCCCTGCTTTCGGCGCATTGGCAGATACCGTCCCCAATGCGGTTGTTCCCTTTCCATCCGCTGCTTTGTCGGATGCCGGCACCTATGTTGTATATGCTATTCAGAATAATTGTATTTCACAAACGGCAAACTTCGATGTGCGCATCAATCAGTCACCTTCCAAACCGGTGATCGTTACAAAAACACCGCTGTGCGTTGGGCAAGATCTAGTATTGCAGGCCTACAGCTCTATTCCGGGGAATGCAACATTGAACTATTTATGGAAAGGACCAGGAGCAGGGTTTCCGGTCAACCTGCCAAATGCAGGGATTAACAACGTAGCTGTTAAAGATGGAGGCATCTATTCCATAACGGTTAGTTCACCTCAAACGGGTTGCAGCGTTACCACCGATACCTTGATACAGATTGGAGAAAAACCTGTTGTAGTCTTTGCGAGAGATACACTGATTCTACCTACCGGCTCCCGCCTAAACCTGGCGCCGGTAATTACAAATGCGGCTGATCCGGGTGTCTTACCGATACAAAGCTATACATGGACGCCTTTGCAGGATCTTGATTGTAATGATGCTATATGTTCCTCACCGCTTGTAACGGTAAAAAATAATATCTGCTATAATGTAAAGGTTACGAACATCTATGGTTGCAGTGGAAGTGATGATGTTTGTATCAATGTATTTTGTAAGAATTCACAGGTATTTATTCCCAATGCATTTGCTCCCAACGGAAATGTGCCGGAAAATAGAATACTAATAGTAAGAGCATCGGGGATTGCTTCTGTTAAGTCATTCAGGGTATTTAACCGCTGGGGAAGACTGATGTTTGAAAGAAGTAATTTTCCTCCTAACAGTATCGAATTTGGATGGGATGGCAGGGTAAATGGGAAACTGGCAGATACCGGTGTATATGTCTATACAGTGGATGTTATCTGCGAAAATGGTGTTCCATATTCCTTTAAGGGTAATGTTACATTATTCTAA
- a CDS encoding dihydrofolate reductase family protein — MRKLKLQVQMSIEGYIAGPNGEMDWLVWNWDDKLKDYVTAITDPVDCIVLGRKLAQGFIPHWASIPEQEGADKMNSSKKVVFTKTLDKSEWDNTVLAKGDLTDEITRLKKQDGKDIIAYGGATFVSALIQQGLIDEYHLFINPTAIGSGMAIFNKLDSKQNLTLVKATTFDCGIVVLHYEPKHG; from the coding sequence ATGAGAAAGTTAAAACTTCAGGTACAAATGAGCATTGAAGGATACATTGCGGGCCCCAATGGGGAAATGGATTGGCTGGTGTGGAATTGGGACGATAAACTTAAAGATTATGTAACAGCAATAACAGATCCTGTTGATTGTATCGTGCTTGGACGGAAACTTGCACAAGGTTTTATCCCGCATTGGGCTTCTATACCGGAACAAGAAGGCGCTGATAAAATGAATAGCTCGAAAAAAGTCGTTTTCACCAAAACGCTTGACAAATCAGAATGGGATAATACCGTTTTAGCAAAAGGCGACCTTACTGACGAGATCACCAGGCTGAAAAAACAAGATGGTAAAGACATCATCGCTTATGGTGGCGCTACTTTTGTATCGGCTCTCATCCAACAAGGACTAATTGATGAGTATCATTTATTCATTAATCCAACTGCCATTGGTAGCGGAATGGCAATCTTCAATAAACTTGACAGCAAACAAAATCTGACGTTAGTAAAGGCTACAACATTCGACTGTGGGATTGTTGTGCTTCATTATGAGCCGAAACACGGTTAA
- a CDS encoding DUF1801 domain-containing protein, translated as MNKEIQAYNDSMSAADKAICQKLAKEIDKHIAEAENKIWHRHPVWFLNGNPIVGYSKLKDSVRLLFWSGQSFDEDGLQPEGSFKAAEACYTDVKQIDTDQLKRWLEKSVNIQWDYKNIVKRKGVLERLL; from the coding sequence ATGAACAAAGAAATACAAGCATATAATGATTCGATGTCAGCCGCAGATAAGGCTATTTGCCAAAAACTGGCGAAGGAAATTGATAAACATATAGCGGAAGCAGAAAATAAAATCTGGCACCGGCACCCGGTCTGGTTTCTGAATGGGAACCCGATCGTGGGCTATAGCAAATTGAAAGACAGCGTGCGCCTGTTGTTTTGGAGTGGCCAGTCCTTTGATGAAGACGGTTTGCAACCTGAGGGAAGCTTCAAGGCTGCTGAGGCCTGCTACACGGATGTAAAACAGATAGATACTGATCAGTTAAAACGCTGGCTTGAAAAATCTGTAAATATTCAGTGGGATTATAAAAATATCGTTAAGCGCAAAGGCGTCTTGGAGCGATTGCTATAG